One Equus caballus isolate H_3958 breed thoroughbred chromosome 8, TB-T2T, whole genome shotgun sequence genomic window, TGCGCCGGCTGGTTCACGTCCCTCACCACCTGCCCGTGATCATCTCTCACTGTCGCCTGTGGGGTGGCCTGCAGCCCAGCACCCCAACCCTACTCAGCTGGTGCTCAGCACCTGCCCTCATCGCTGTGTGTTTGTGCCTTCGGTGTGACTCCCGCCCTCCCACCTCTGCACACTTGGGAACGGGTCTGCGCTTCCGTCAGCAGTGCCCAGCCCAGTCCGGAGCAGTGGGGTGAGGCAGCCCCTTGGCCTCCCCTCAGCACCTCTCTCTCGCCTCAGCCAGGTGCCGCGTCCTAGCCCTGCCCCCACTCCACTTGCACCTCTgctcccagcacacacacacagccatacaCAGACGTGTGCGTGCACCTACATACTCACACACGTGTACGGACCTGCACATGCAAGCACATAACTAAACCAGTGCATACGTACGCGTGCAGTCCTACAGACTGACGCAGATCTGCACACATGCCACCACACAGTCACAAATGTGCAGCTACAAAGTGAGCTTCTCCCAGTtggccctgctcctcctcttgccttgtgcctctctcctctctgtgtccaCCACTCTGACCTTCCTTTACTTCCCCAGTGACACCATggttcctctcccctcccttcttctccctccccaacagggcctttgtacatgctCCTCCTTTGCCTGGTACACGCCTTCACCCATTCCTCAGTACTTTCCAGCAAGACCCAGCAGCACTGTCGTGGGGGGTCCTGGGTTTTGGGCCCTGGGGACCAGGGAACACTGTGGTTGTCCAGCCCTTGGCCGTTTGCCTCTGCACCAACGGGGGGAATCCTTGGAGGTTCAGTAAAGGCCAGATTAGACTTGGAGAGCAGCAGGACTGGCAGGAGCCTCAGAGAGGACTTCCACTTGCAGGCCTCCCTTTCTGCACCAAGCACAGCCTGGCCTGCTGGTCTCAGGCCACTgaccccacccctacccccctGGGACGCAGCAGCACCCCACGGAGCTGCAGGGAGAACCAAGTGGGGCCTTCTGCTGATCTGAAAGAAGAGGGTGCCTCTAGCAGAGGGACCCACCCAGGTGTGACTGTCAGTGGCAGCCTCATGCAGATGGCAGACAGCTTCCACACTTGGCCCtaccctgttttcagttcttgtGGGTATACACcgagaggtggaattgctggatcatatggtaatttatttttttcagtgaggaagattgatcctgagctaacatctgtgctagtcttcctctattttgtatgtgtgttgctcccacagcctggcttgatgagcagtgtgtaggtctgctcccaggatcccaacctgtgaaccgcagggccaccaaagtgaaacacatgaacttaaccactacaccaccaggctggcccctggtaattctatttttaattttttgaggacccaccgtactcttttccatagcagctgcaccattttatattccccccagcaatgcacaagggtttcaCTTTCTCCACGTGCTCACCAGCCCTCATTATTTCcagctttgttttggttttgataGTAGCCGTCCTtctgggtgtgaagtggtatctcttcGTGGTTTCCATTGGCATTTCCCTggggattagtgatgttgagcaccttttcatgtgctagTGGCCGTGTGTACGTCTTTGGAGAAACGTCCATTCAGGTCCTTTGCCAGGTTTGAATGGGGTTGTTTGTGTTTGTTGCTGAGTTGTGGGAGGTCTCCATATAGTCTAGATATTGATCCCTCATTGGATAAATGATTTACAagtgttttcttccattctgcaGGCTGTCTGTTTACCTGTTGAGAGTGTCTTTTGatgtgtaaattttttaaatttttatgaagtccagttTGCCTGTTTGtgctttggttgcttgtgctttggcgTCATATCTAAGAAGTCACTGCCAAAGCCAGCATCATGCAGCTCTTGCCCTGTGCTTTCTTCGGAGGGTTTTAGAGTTGTAGGTCTTGCACTTAAGCCTTTGTGCCCATGGTGTTTGGTGAGGGCCTCACCGCTTGTAAGGAAATCCTGGCCTGgtgggagagagcagaggaggaggaggccgtgGAGGAGCCACAGGCAGCAGAGGGGACAGGGCGGCCGCCCGTGAACTGGCCTGTAAAGAGCAGAGTTCCAGGGCAGGAGTGAGTCGAGTGGCACTGCCACCGAGGAGCAAGCCCCTGAGCACAGCCCGGCCGGGCAGGcagcccccagggcctgggctgcAAGGGGAAGGATCTGGCTTAAGAAGCTCCTAGGGCAGGTGACCGCACGGGGCTGCGAGGAAGTGGCCGACATCTCAGTCTGTTCAGGTGCAGGCCTCACAGAGACAAGGGACCAGCCCATACAGCCCCAGGCTGGGTCACCTGTCACCTGCCTGGGCTAGACCGTGTCCTAGCAGTGGGTCACTGCAGGCTGCCCTGAGGCCTGGAGACCTGGCATCTGGGAGCCTGCTGGTCTCAGGTGGCAGTGAGAGGTGGGACGAACTTGCTGTTCTTGGTGATCATTGTCCCTGTCACTGACCAGCTGAGGGACAATTGGTCACTTGGGGCCTGGCTGTCCCtcagattttaaaacacaaaactgagaaaaatggTAATGAACAGCACAGGACACACCTGGCCTGGCTGGCATTGCCTTCAGGAGGACAGGCATCAGCTTTCTTGCCAGAGTGACCACACTGGCAGGGACGGTCCCCAGTGCCTGGGTGGCTGCTGGGATGGAACAGATGTCCCAGGCAGCCGGCTGAGGCCTCTGGACTCGTTTCCACACCTGAGGGGCTGCAGGTCATCAGCAGGGACCCAGGGGCATGGCCCCTGGGTCCCTGCCCCACATGCTCAGTCCGGAGCAGAGGGGCATGGCCCGGGGCTGGGGCCTTGCGAGTGCCATGACGCTTGCTTACAAATCTCTCTGATGACAAAAGTTCATTGAAGCAAGTGTAGTACTGAAATACAGTAAactgcagagaaggaaaaaaccctGTAATTCCACAACTAGAACTCATTGCTGCTCGGTGAACACCTTCCAGACCCCTGCTCGTGTGTTGCATGCACACGTGTAAGCGTGTGTGCTGCGTGCGCACCATTCTGCAGCGCACGCACCGTGAGcactgccctgggcctggccaggGTCGTCGCAGGGCGCCCATTCTAAGCACGGTCCAGCCTCGTTGGGACCGCACCGACTGGCCGTCCCATTAATCACGGCTCTCTCGTCAGAGACATGGCCTCATCGTCCTTCCTCCCCGGGTGGTGGGACCGCGGACAAGCAGGAAACTTCCTTAGCCTCTCTGAGGCAGctgctttccctccttcctccccaaccACTGCTCACTGAGCACCTGCGTGGTCCGCCTGCGCTGCTCCAGGCCTGCCCTCCCCACGTCCTGTCCAGAGGAGACGGCCTCAGCACACGGGCCACACTTGGTCCCACGCACCCAGGCAGgctgcagagggcagggaggggatggaagCTGTCTGAGAAGTGAACAAGGGAGCGCTCACAGGTGACGGGGACATTGGGGGACTGGCTGGCACAGGCTGGCACTTGCTGGGGACCAAGCTCTGCACTGGACACTGTGCCTTTCACAGATGCTTGTGACCAGTGAGGGACAGGCTCTGAGACCTGAAGACACCTGCCCTGAGAACAGGGGCTCCATTGGCCCGGGGGAGGGGCGGCCTGAGAGGTGGAGGCAGGTGGGCCTCAGGGGATAGGAGGCAGGGAGCCTTGGCCTAGGGAGAGAAGGGGCGCGGGGAGCCTGCTCAGAGCAGATCGCTGGGAGCAGCAGGCATAGAGGCCAGCCGGGAGAACGGTGGGTGAGGAGACCAGACAAGGCCCTTGGCTCCCAGAGTCTGTTGGACTCGGGTCCTTCCCGCCCAGGGCCTGCCATATGGGTAATGGGGGCACTGGAAGGGTGAACGCTGGTCACAGCAGAATGGGGGTGCTGCTGGGGCAGCCGGGCAGGAACAGTGGTGGGAGAAAGGAGGCAAGAGGTGTGCGTGTGGTCAGGGTGGGGGCAGATGCCCCCCTGGGCTCCCAGTGGGGGGCAGAGCCTGAGCTTTGGAGCTGCCCTGGTGTGGAGGGCCCTGGCCTAGGTGCCCGCAGGTCACCGGGGAGCCCTGGGAAGAGCATGTAGATGTCCTGGGTCAACAGGTGTCTGGCACAGTTGGGTGTTGAGGCTCTGCCCTAGGTGTGAGCGCAGCTGTTCCTTATTGACAACAGGATGGAGGGCAAGGACATGAAAGACTTGGTCTGAGACTGGGGAGCCTCTGGGCTGCCCCTGCCTTGTCCTGGACTCAGTGATTCTCAATGCCCTCAGACgtgctctgccctgtcctgcaTCCCACACCTGGACTGctgccctgcccctgctccccctCCACCAGCCCCTGCTCCCACCGCTTGGCCTGCCCAGCCTAAGCCTCCCTCCACCTCACCCACCAGGAGTGAGGCTGCCCTGCCCACCCAACAGCGGCAGCTCCAGGCTACTGTCTACCCCTTGGGGCTCCCAGCCTGTGGCCTCCGCCTTGCCCTGGCCTTGCCTGTCTGCTGGCTCCCAGGCCTGGCCAGCCTCCACCTGGTCCTGCCCTGGGAGACAGCAGGAGTGACCAGCTCCCATGGGAGGCGATAAGAGAGGGGGCACCTGGTTACCCTAGCCTGGGACCACACCGTAGCCAGGGAGAGGCGAAGCCCCATCAGTGCTGTGGCACACGTGGGTACGGCCCCAGCAGCTGCGGGCGAGGGTGCAGGGGGCATCACGACGGGACTGCCccatggggagactgaggctcagggaggatgGGGTTGGCCGGGTCCAGGGCAGGGATGGGCAGTGGGCCCCGGGCTCAGTGCCCGCCTTCGAAGACCCTCAGGCCAAGTTCCTGGTATAGCACTAAGTGCTCTTTCCTCAGGCATCGGCTTCAGGCACACTGGCCTCCGGGCGGGGCTGATGCTGTGGCTGGGCGTGTTTGTTTGCTGTGGTTTGGACAGGAGCCCTGCAGACCCCCACGAAGCTGTGGGGGTTTGATTCCCCAGGCCACTTCCCGCCATCCCCAGGGCTGCCCTTCCCGCCCTGCCTGCGGTGGGAGGAGGCTCACCCTCTTCTCTGTTGGCAGGTGGAGGGCGGATGCCCGAGGCAGGGGGGCCACAGGGAGCGCCCACTGCACCGGTAGCGGCGGCCAGCCTCCGGCCGCGCTCAGCAGCATCACCACAGCAACCTGCGACCAAGCGGCAGCAGCCTAGGCAGGCCGAGCAGACTGCTTCCCACCGTCGAGAGGACAGAGAGTGACTGTGGTGAGTCAGGCCCCACGGTGGCCCAGGGAGCTGGACTGTCACTAGAGGGAGGGCGTGGCCACCTCCCGCACCGCGCAAGCGCCATGCCGGCTGGAGAAGAGGCACTGGGGCAGGGACTGCAGCGCGGCACAGCCTTGCCCCTCCACGTACGCTGAGCGCCTCGAGGGCAGCTGGACTCCATCTGTCGGGCGGTCCGTCGGCCACACCGCCCGCGTCTCAGCGTCCCCGCCTGGTGGCGACAAGGAGAGGCGCCCTGTCCCTGCTCCGCCTCTGGGCCCGCCGCTGCCGGACCATGGGATGTCGGCAAAGCTCAGAGGAGAAAGAGGCGGCACGGCGGTCCCGGAGAATCGACCGCCACCTGCGCTCGGAGAGCCAGCGGCAGCGCCGTGAGATCAAGCTCCTCCTGCTGGGCACCAGCAACTCCGGCAAGAGCACCATCGTGAAGCAGATGAAGATCATCCACAGCGGTGGCTTCAACCTAGAGGCCTGCAAGGAGTACAAGCCCCTCATCATCTACAACGCCATCGACTCGCTGACCCGCATCATCCGCGCCCTGGCGGCCCTCAAGATCGACTTCCACAACCCTGACCGTGCCTACGACGCCGTGCAGCTCTTCGCCCTGACGGGCCCCGCTGAGAGCAAGGGCGAGATCACGCCCGAGCTGCTGGGCGTCATGCGGCGGCTGTGGGCCGACTCGGGGGCGCAGGCCTGCTTCGGGCGCTCCAGCGAGTACCACCTGGAGGACAACGCCGCCTACTACCTGAACGACCTGGAGCGCATCGCTGCGCCCGACTACATCCCCACGGTCGAGGACATCCTGCGCTCCCGGGACATGACCACAGGCATCGTGGAGAACAAGTTcaccttcaaggagctcaccTTCAAGATGGTGGACGTGGGCGGGCAGAGGTCAGAGCGCAAAAAGTGGATCCACTGCTTCGAGGGCGTCACAGCCATCATCTTCTGTGTGGAGCTTAGCGGCTACGACCTGAAGCTCTATGAGGACAACCAGACGGTGAGTGCCGGGcttttcctctcttgctcctGCCGCCGGCTCCTAGATGCAGGTGGGCTCATCAGTATGCTGTAGGGCAGAGCGGGAGAGGCCGCTGTCTGGGGAGCCAGGGCTGCTACTGCGAGGCACGGTCTCTCGGAGCGTGGCAGGTGTCATAGGCACCACAGAACATCACAGTGTTGCCTGCTGTCCGAATGTCTGCCCCAGATGACACTTCTCCTTGACCACCCCAGTCGAGAGGGCTCCACTCCCACCTTGGTGCTCTGACAGGCCCTCAGGGCTCTGAACACCCTCTCTGTAACCGCCACACCCTGGGCTCCACTGGGCAGGATGCCTCTCGGCTGTGACCGCCCTCACCCAGCTGCGGACGGCACTGCCTTCGTGGCCCCTGCAGGCCTCGGGCTCAGGTGGCTCCTGTCTCGGTACCTCAAGCAGAGCACTCCCCGAGCCTGATGCTCTCAGGGCGCAGAGGGTCAGCCCTGCTGAGTGGGGCCTTCCCCTAGGCCCCAAGACCATGTCACtcagagcccagaggagggacCCTTGGCTGCTCAGGAGCTGGGGAAGGCTTGCTGGGGAAGAGGCAGGGGAAGCTGGGTGCTACGAGGGACTTCACTGCAGGTGAGGTCGGGCTGCAGTCAGGTGTGTGGGGGTTagccctggaggctgggagggaggttGGCAGCTCTGCAGGACAAGAGAAAACAGAGCCCAGGCCAGGCATCCAGTTACTGGTCCACGTGGCTGTTGAATAAATGCACGAAGCTCCTACCAGACCCAGGCACCATGCCAGGTCCTAGGAATAGTGGCCGTGGCCCCACAACCACATCTCGGTCTGAGGGTCTTGTGGTGATAGGATTAAGATCTGTTTCTGAGGTTGCATCCCCAGGGGTTGGGCGGGTGTGGGGATTCCTTCAGGCCTGCAGCCtaggctgagaaccactgtgtgGGAAGGGGGCTCAGAGGCATgcggtggggggggcggggcccAGAGGTGGGAGCAGTGCAGGGAGGTGCCGAGGGGCAACCCAGGCCCAGTGCTGAGTGGTAGAAGCTTGAGGAGCAGGTGCCAGGCCCTTGGCAAGGAGAAGGTGGGCAGCACACGGTAGGCCCAACCGAGGCAGAAGGCTGAGCACACAAGGCTCTGCAGTCTCCCTGGGTGCCCAGGAGTGGCGGTGGTGGAGGCCCAGACAAGGGCTGGGTGTAGCCGGGGCTGCCCCACTGGTCATCCCTGCAGCAGAGCCTTTGCGCCAAGCAGGAGCACCCAGCAGAGACCCAGAATCTGCTCTTAAGAGCCCTTTGATCCCGGGCGGGGGTGGGCATGGGGGCAAGCACGGGGTCCACAAGGAGCTCTAAGTGGTGTGGGGCTGTGAGTGCCGTGGGCTCGGGAGGCGCGAGCTGGCAGGAACCTAGGGGAAGGAGGGATGATGCTCTGGGGGGATCCACCGTGCTCGGAGATGAGTGGTCAGCTCCAGGGTCCAGGGGACAGGGCCAATGGCAAAGAAGGGGCTTGCTCCTTCgcctggtgtttttttttttttttttaaagattttatttttttcctttttctccccaaagccccccagtacatagttgtacattcttcgttgtgggtccttctagttgtggcatgtgggacgctgcctcagcctggcctgatgagcagtgccatgtccgcgcccaggattcgaaccaacgaaacactgagccacctgcagcagagcgcgcgaacttaaccactcggccacggggccagccccttcacctGGTCTTTTTAAGGCAGGTGGTGGCTTTATTCTTTGGGTTCAGCCGGGAGTCCTACTTGGGGCTGTGGCCCTTGAGGAAGTCTGTGGATGGCTGCAGGCTGTGgccactgtgctgggtgcttgaGTGTTCTTCTGGGTGAGAGAGGGTCTGCACCCTTCATCAGGTTCAGAAGCAGGCCCAGCCTCTTGGAGAAAGGGAAGCAGCTGCAGGTGGCTTAGAGACAGCAGGCAGGGctctcctcacctcccctccATGCGTCTGGCGGTCCTCCCGAGGGCTGTGCCCAGGCAGAGATGGTGTCCCCGGGGAGAGGAGCCCAGGCTGAGGACACTCCATCCACAGGGGCAGGGCTGCTCATGGGCAGGCCTGCCTTGCTCCCAGTGCTGTGGGGCCCTCGGGCTTCAGccctgtcactcctctgcctgcccccgCTTCAGCGCCCTGTGTGGTTGTGGGTGGAGGCGACAGCCCAGCAGACAAGCAAGTCAGGCTCCTTGATGAGGCATCGCGTGGCCAGAGGGCTTAGACTGACCAGGCTGTGAGACGAGGCAAGGGGCCCCGGCTAGGCCCCAGACGTGGGCTCAGTGGTTGGCACTCCCGGCTTCTGCCTGTTGCTGCTGTGTCCTGAGGCGAGTGATAGCCTGTGCTCTGAGGCCTCCTGGACCTGGATCTTGGGGCTGCCTCATCCGTCATCTCCAGGGCAGATGTGGCGAATTCCCTGGGTGCCAGGCCGGGCTCCCAGACCATCCATTGGCAGGCTCTGCCCACCGAGCCTATGCCCACAGGTGTGCCAGGATGTGGGAGGCAGGATGCCGGGCCCTGAGTTGATCCCGTGTTCCATGGACAGCTTTGGCTATCGTCTCTGCTCTCCAAACCTGTAACCAAGTGTCCTCAAAGACGGGCCCAAGGCCAGGCCTTCTCCTCCTGAGGCCTTCCCGGCTCCCTGGCCCATCCCCGCCTCCTCGCTGcctctctccactctgctctgGCCTTCATGGGCTTGTTTCACTCCCACGTGCTCTGCTCTCTCCAGCCTTAAGTGCGTGAccaccctgccccctgcccctcacTACCCTGCACCCATCCTTCAGGTCTCATCTCAGGTGTCACCTCCTCTTAAGGTCTTCCCTGACCCCAGCCTGGTGTCTACATGCCCCtccattgctgtcattcattacAGGGTGGGTCCCTGCTTGTGTACGAGCGAGTAGCTGCCCAGCTGGGCTGGGTGGACAACTGAGTGGAAAGGTTGCCCCTGCGGAGACTCACATCtctggccttctcccagccctgccctgttGGGGGGACTATGGtgggcagccctgggcagggaTGATGGCCACCGGCCTGGCTGTGGGGTCTTGTGAGGCCTGTGCTTACCCCCTGGAGGCAGCCAGGCTCGGGGGCCATCCAGGGCATTTTCTAAAGGGAGGAACTGGCAGCCAGGCCTgtgccccccaccaccaccaccaccctggtCTCAGCAGTCCTGGGGAGGTGGTTGTTCaccagaaaaggaaattcttgaTGAGAAACAAGTGAGGCTGGAAATTCACTGGATTCCAAATGGTTCTGACCTTTCACGCTCTACCAGCAAGATCTCAGGATGGAAAACAAACAGGCTGCCGAGGAAAGACAATACCCTTCGTGATTCTCCAGCCGGCTGGCGGCCGAGGTGGGCCGGCCGCCCAGGGCTGAGCAGGCCAGGCGGCGAGGAGAGCCCGCCTCTCCCGGCTCCTGCAGGCAGCTCCTGTCACTGCCACCGGCACGCCTCTTCTgtgcccctgccctcctcccgaGCGCGCCATCGGGTTGGGGACAGGGGCACCACCCTGCCTTCTCGTTTTGGAGGGCCCTGAACTCTCCTCCCTGTGCCCGGCAAAGGCGAGGCGGTCAAGAACAGGCCATGCCGACTTTTGCAGAAACCAAAGGAACCTGGGGGCCCAGTGCCAGGCTCTGGacacagctcctcagagctcttCTCTCCACTAAGCTCTGAGGCCTCGTCTTCCCTCCGACAGAGGGCTGGTggagccccctgcccccaccccatcccccggCTGGCATCTGCGTCAGCACGTTGCCAAGGGTAACGTcaggctctgggctcctgggCGTGGAGGGCTGCCACGAGCACTGGGCAGCGTCATGCCCGGGGAAGCAGGTTCTGGGGCGCCCACCGACCATGGCACTGGGCAGACCCCAGGAGCCACCCCCAGCCTCACTGAGGATTCCTGGCCCTCGTCCGGGAAGGATTTAAAGGGTCCTCGGCCGGCATGGGGCTGTGTCCCCCTCTGCAGTCCTGGCAGGGATCTGGGGACTCCAAAGTCAGGTGGGCTTCCACAGTCCCCACATGGGGCTCCCCCAGACAATGTGGGAGGCCCAGGGATGCGTCACCTGACTGATCCTGTGGGGTAGCAGCCGTGCCTGTTGTCCCTTGGGAGGGGAGACAGGTGGAGGCACCCAGGCTTAGGACAAGTCATGGGCCAAggtgggcccagggcccaggcctgTAGTTCACAGCAGCTGTGGTCTCTACCTGAGCCACACCTGCTGCTGGGGGCCAAGCCAGGCCACCCTGCCTGctgcctgccctccctctgcaggAGGGCCACTTCCTGGCAGCTTGGCCTGCCTTCTCCACCTGTCCCATGGAGCTCTTCCAGGAAGTAAAGAAAGACACTGGCTTTAAACTCGGAGGCTCAGCTGTGGCCCCACTCAGGCACAGAGGGTGCTGGCTGGCTGCCCGCCTCACCATGACAGCCCCGAGAGGTCGTGtgcctgaggctgctgtgggctcCTCACTCAGCTGGCTGTCACAGTTGCTCTGCCCTTTCCTCTTTAGTGCCCTGGCAGGCAGGACCCTCACATTCTACTGAGAGCTGCGGGGAAGTGCTGGGGGCAGGCACTTGCCGCCCAACCTTTGCCCCTGCGGATCTGCTAATGGTCTCTGCGGCCACTCGACAGTGGAGCAGTCCTTCAGAAGGGACAGATTAAGAGGGCTGGCTGTAAAGTGTCAAAGTGCTGTCACCTGAAAACCCACCAGGAGCTTGCTCACTGCCCACTGTCTAATTCCTGGTGGAGCTGTCGGCATTCCCAGCACTATGGCAGGCCTACTGTACACCTGCTGTGCAGGCCCGGGCTGGGGGCCAGACACCACAGTGAACCCAGCACTCCCAGTGGCTCAAGGAGCTGGGAACAGAGGCGCTCACACGCAGCACAGTCACATTATTTCTACAATGCCTCACGCTGCCTGGGGACACCTGCCCCCTCCTTCAGGACCCATCAGGCAGCAGTTCCCAGGGGTGTCCCCTCCTTTGCTTTCATGCAGGACCAACTGTGGCCACAGGTGGTCTGGGCCACAGCCAGGCTCTCTGTGGTGGCCTGGCATCCCCACCAGTTATCCACCACAAAGCTAGTCAGGTGTGTCGAGGAGCTGGGGGGACAAGTGGGACACCAGGACATGCCCTTTAGGGGGTCAGGTTGGCAGATGGCAGGTGCTACACAGCCAGATTCCAGACTTTAAGGGAttgcctctgcccagccctgacCACTAGCCCCTCCTTGTCCCAGGGGAGTCCCCCCCACAACCTCTTGGACGGTTCACAGCCCCACCACACCATGAGGGCAGGCTCACAGCTCCCTTATCCGCCCACCCCATCTGGCGTGTGCTGTGGTGCAGGGCCTGGCGCACAGTGCTGCTCAGCAGATGGTCAAGAAGCGGGCGGCTCAGGAGGAGCCGGGGTTCATGCCCTGGCGTCTGGGTACGCAGCTGCTGGGACTCTCAGCCCTCCCGGGGCAGGCCCTAACGTGTGTGCAGTGCACCCTGAGGAGGGGGCTGCTCAAGGCTGTCCTCCAACAGTGTGTACCCTCCACCCTACCACGTGCTTTGTTATTCAGCCCGAAAAGGGAGCTTGTCTCAGTGCTTTAACAATGGCGCGGTGTCGAGCAATGTCGCGTGGAGGGCGGTGCACGGTACTGCTGTGAAATGGGCTTTCACTTGCTGATGACGGGGCTGGTTCTGTTTGTACAGAGGAGGGGCTTACACAGGGGAAACAGGCAGATGTGCCTGATAGCCTGGCTGAGATTTGGAAGGGACCGTACATGCCCTTGAGTGTCCTTAACCAGccagctttacagatgaggaaaccaaggcccagagatc contains:
- the GNAZ gene encoding guanine nucleotide-binding protein G(z) subunit alpha, translating into MGCRQSSEEKEAARRSRRIDRHLRSESQRQRREIKLLLLGTSNSGKSTIVKQMKIIHSGGFNLEACKEYKPLIIYNAIDSLTRIIRALAALKIDFHNPDRAYDAVQLFALTGPAESKGEITPELLGVMRRLWADSGAQACFGRSSEYHLEDNAAYYLNDLERIAAPDYIPTVEDILRSRDMTTGIVENKFTFKELTFKMVDVGGQRSERKKWIHCFEGVTAIIFCVELSGYDLKLYEDNQTSRMAESLRLFDSICNNNWFINTSLILFLNKKDLLAEKIRRIPLTVCFPEYKGQNTYEEAAVYIQRQFEDLNRNKETKEIYSHFTCATDTSNIQFVFDAVTDVIIQNNLKYIGLC